One part of the Geothrix edaphica genome encodes these proteins:
- a CDS encoding DUF6161 domain-containing protein, whose amino-acid sequence MADELFLDLDLGTQFGRLRFKTFEEFQAWNAEESAAWNWLISVMNTDGNLTNALSQGQYGLRQQLQNLINNYHGNPNLYRSEIKNALENWVSGGRAFSSKMPIGKFVLELSKTSPVSAAWATAALTAPPVSLNMSTQSSQSLDGIFRAMLWRNGLKGTASSEKAALDELFIQASNHYSQNASKAEEQSALIQRQHEMGEEEIALFKNSAQAALDDSRQQFNDAIGVGQAQLDLISKTYEAQLALQAPVLYWKQKASKHFTALWCMVGVVLVAMVVGTLGLIQEVKVLLPTIQPGKWPEPWKLGLILISLTMAIWIIRILMKVMLSQLHLHTDADERAVMSNAYLALLKRGKAMQDDDRELILSVLFRPSATGIVDDGGPATPIEIITRAVQGKEK is encoded by the coding sequence ATGGCAGATGAACTATTTCTAGACCTTGACCTGGGAACACAATTCGGACGACTCCGCTTCAAGACATTCGAGGAATTCCAGGCTTGGAATGCTGAAGAATCAGCGGCTTGGAATTGGTTAATAAGCGTAATGAATACTGATGGGAACCTCACAAATGCCCTGAGTCAGGGACAATATGGATTGCGCCAACAACTTCAAAACCTCATCAACAATTACCATGGCAACCCTAATCTATATCGGTCTGAAATAAAGAATGCCCTTGAAAATTGGGTTTCCGGTGGCCGCGCCTTCTCCTCCAAAATGCCCATTGGGAAGTTCGTTCTGGAACTCTCGAAGACATCTCCCGTAAGCGCGGCCTGGGCTACCGCAGCTCTGACGGCCCCCCCCGTGTCTTTAAATATGTCCACTCAGTCCTCCCAATCGCTTGACGGGATCTTTCGAGCGATGCTCTGGCGAAACGGACTGAAGGGGACCGCCAGCTCTGAGAAGGCAGCTCTGGATGAGCTATTCATCCAGGCCTCAAATCATTACTCACAAAACGCATCAAAGGCCGAAGAGCAGAGTGCCCTGATCCAGAGGCAGCACGAGATGGGCGAGGAGGAAATCGCGCTGTTCAAGAACAGTGCTCAGGCGGCCCTCGACGATTCGCGCCAGCAGTTCAATGACGCCATTGGTGTAGGGCAGGCCCAACTAGATTTGATCTCTAAGACCTATGAAGCGCAGCTTGCTCTTCAGGCACCAGTTCTCTACTGGAAGCAGAAAGCCTCAAAACACTTCACCGCCCTCTGGTGCATGGTCGGGGTTGTGCTCGTTGCGATGGTTGTCGGAACTTTGGGACTGATCCAGGAAGTGAAGGTTCTTCTCCCGACCATTCAGCCTGGGAAATGGCCGGAGCCGTGGAAACTTGGGCTCATCCTGATCAGCCTAACCATGGCGATCTGGATCATCCGGATTCTGATGAAGGTGATGCTTAGCCAGCTCCACCTTCACACGGATGCTGATGAGCGAGCCGTAATGTCCAACGCCTATCTGGCATTGCTCAAGAGAGGCAAGGCCATGCAGGACGATGACCGGGAGTTGATTCTCTCGGTCCTTTTCAGGCCGTCGGCCACAGGAATCGTGGATGACGGCGGGCCAGCGACTCCGATTGAAATCATCACGAGGGCGGTACAGGGAAAAGAAAAATAA
- a CDS encoding multiubiquitin domain-containing protein, translating to MPEIKNVTISVNTIDRVVPHQKISYATLIGMAFPNATGANYIVKYYKGNSDNLTGTLPPGGEVMVKDGMDFRITGTGES from the coding sequence ATGCCAGAAATCAAGAATGTCACCATCTCCGTGAACACGATCGACCGCGTGGTACCTCACCAGAAGATTTCGTACGCGACGTTGATTGGGATGGCATTTCCTAATGCCACGGGTGCGAACTACATCGTTAAATACTACAAAGGTAATTCTGATAACTTGACTGGTACTCTGCCTCCCGGCGGAGAGGTAATGGTGAAAGATGGCATGGACTTCCGAATTACAGGCACTGGCGAGTCGTAA
- a CDS encoding metallopeptidase family protein produces the protein MHISHLRFRQLVDEAMALVPEEFRPHLEGVAIVIEGWAPDALLDDLGVPEDETLYGLYSGRALTEGRAESGDLPPRITLYRGPLLEDCADEDDLREEIATTVIHEIAHHFGISEARLEELGWG, from the coding sequence ATGCACATCTCCCACCTGAGGTTCCGGCAGCTGGTGGACGAGGCCATGGCCCTCGTGCCGGAGGAGTTCCGGCCGCACCTCGAGGGTGTGGCGATTGTCATCGAGGGCTGGGCGCCGGATGCGCTGCTGGACGATCTGGGCGTGCCCGAGGACGAGACCCTCTACGGGCTGTATTCGGGGCGGGCGCTGACGGAGGGGCGGGCGGAGAGCGGCGACCTGCCGCCCCGCATCACCCTCTACCGCGGGCCCCTCCTGGAGGACTGCGCGGACGAGGATGACCTGCGGGAGGAGATCGCCACCACGGTCATCCACGAAATCGCCCACCACTTCGGCATCAGCGAGGCGCGTCTCGAGGAGCTGGGCTGGGGCTAG
- a CDS encoding NAD(P)-dependent oxidoreductase — protein sequence MHTLIADAFDAKLPERLAAFGTVSSDMATLGQANVLLVRSKTKVDANLLAQAPALKLVIRGGVGMDNVDKKLCAEKGVKAMNTPRASSVAVAEMAMAFMVAIPARLIEAHTSMKEGKFLKSELKRTELFKKTLGLIGAGNIATEVAKRAQAFGMEVIAFDPFLKEHPIATMVSLDELAAKADVISIHTPLTDETRGMIDAAFLAKVKDGLILINTGRGKCVVDADLAAALHSGKVRAYGTDVWPSDPPPADCPLLTAPNVFMAPHLGASSKENLGRIGDEVVAILSDFKA from the coding sequence ATGCACACCCTCATCGCCGACGCCTTTGACGCCAAGCTGCCGGAGCGCCTCGCCGCCTTCGGCACCGTCAGCTCCGACATGGCCACCCTCGGGCAGGCCAACGTCCTCCTCGTCCGCTCCAAGACCAAGGTGGACGCGAACCTCCTGGCCCAGGCCCCCGCGCTCAAGCTCGTCATCCGCGGCGGCGTGGGCATGGACAACGTGGACAAGAAGCTCTGCGCTGAGAAGGGCGTCAAGGCCATGAACACGCCCAGGGCCAGCAGCGTGGCCGTGGCGGAGATGGCCATGGCCTTCATGGTCGCCATCCCCGCCCGCCTCATCGAGGCCCACACCTCCATGAAGGAGGGCAAGTTCCTCAAGAGCGAGCTGAAGCGGACCGAGCTCTTCAAGAAGACCCTGGGCCTCATCGGCGCCGGCAACATCGCCACGGAAGTGGCCAAGCGCGCCCAGGCCTTCGGCATGGAGGTGATCGCCTTCGATCCCTTCCTCAAGGAGCACCCCATCGCGACGATGGTGAGCCTCGACGAGTTGGCCGCCAAGGCCGATGTCATCAGCATCCACACGCCCCTGACCGACGAGACCCGCGGCATGATCGACGCCGCCTTCCTCGCCAAGGTGAAGGACGGGCTCATCCTGATCAACACCGGCCGGGGCAAGTGCGTGGTGGACGCGGACCTCGCCGCCGCCCTGCACAGCGGCAAGGTGCGGGCCTACGGCACCGACGTGTGGCCCAGCGATCCGCCCCCCGCGGACTGCCCCCTGCTCACCGCCCCCAACGTCTTCATGGCGCCCCACCTCGGCGCCAGCTCCAAAGAGAACCTCGGCCGCATCGGCGACGAGGTGGTGGCCATCCTGTCCGATTTCAAGGCCTGA
- a CDS encoding type II toxin-antitoxin system VapC family toxin, whose translation MVPQPKFALYLDTSALVKLFIEEDESPQVRALAEGRKGAEVLLVSRLGYTEASVTLARMVHLGRITASELPHHLGALEDYWDQSIQEVPLTDEILEDARQLAQRFPLRTYDAIHLASAREARKLLRGIFEGEVRFLAFDGALLKAAELIGFTIPS comes from the coding sequence GTGGTCCCTCAACCCAAGTTCGCGCTCTACCTGGACACATCCGCCCTCGTGAAGCTGTTCATAGAGGAGGACGAGAGCCCTCAGGTGCGGGCCCTGGCAGAAGGCCGGAAGGGTGCGGAAGTGCTCCTGGTGAGCCGTCTCGGCTACACCGAGGCTTCCGTCACCCTGGCCCGAATGGTTCACCTGGGCCGGATCACAGCCTCAGAGCTTCCCCATCACCTGGGGGCGCTGGAGGACTACTGGGATCAATCCATCCAGGAAGTCCCCCTCACCGACGAGATCCTGGAAGACGCTCGCCAGTTGGCCCAGCGATTCCCGCTGCGGACCTATGATGCGATCCACCTAGCCTCAGCACGGGAAGCCAGGAAACTGCTTCGAGGAATTTTTGAGGGCGAAGTGCGTTTCCTTGCATTTGATGGCGCACTCCTGAAGGCCGCAGAATTGATCGGATTCACTATCCCAAGTTGA
- a CDS encoding response regulator, whose protein sequence is MKPAPRPHPDPEAPARTLLVAEDDRATLSLYRAGLKGLQGFRILSAQNGREALDVLRQEPVHVLVTDLDMPVMDGFNLITKVSRLYPQIPIIVMTGLDESQHLNTPLDLGAVRILSKPIRLGFLMEAIRAAVQAETVGVIRGLSLGSILQLLAWEKKSCTLTVTSGTALGHLYLGRGEVVHASYLDKEGFPAVYEILTWDHPDVEFVETCRVERTIDTPLTELLMNVALITDSLGPTPAG, encoded by the coding sequence CCGGGCGACCCTCAGCCTCTACCGGGCCGGGCTGAAGGGCCTCCAGGGCTTCCGCATCCTCTCGGCCCAGAACGGCCGCGAGGCGCTGGATGTGCTCCGGCAGGAGCCCGTGCACGTGCTGGTCACGGACCTCGACATGCCCGTCATGGACGGCTTCAACCTGATCACCAAGGTGAGCCGGCTCTACCCCCAGATCCCCATCATCGTCATGACCGGCCTGGACGAGAGCCAGCACCTGAACACGCCCCTGGATCTGGGGGCGGTCCGCATCCTCAGCAAGCCGATCCGCCTGGGTTTCCTCATGGAGGCCATCCGCGCGGCGGTCCAGGCCGAGACCGTCGGCGTGATCCGCGGCCTCAGCCTCGGCAGCATCCTCCAGCTCCTGGCCTGGGAAAAGAAGTCCTGCACCCTGACCGTGACCTCCGGGACCGCCCTGGGCCACCTCTACCTGGGCCGGGGCGAGGTGGTCCATGCCTCCTACCTGGACAAGGAGGGCTTCCCGGCCGTCTACGAGATCCTCACCTGGGACCACCCGGACGTCGAGTTCGTGGAGACCTGCCGGGTGGAGCGGACCATCGACACCCCCCTCACCGAGCTCCTGATGAACGTGGCCCTGATCACCGATTCGCTGGGGCCCACCCCCGCGGGGTAG
- a CDS encoding DUF6988 family protein, whose product MTQDYRPHIPTVEWAIRLLVQAEAKELDPNSAAALRKCSALIRSTFGVEVAATPTGKELQRFRIFMNELAPILDGLKFSSSIRLRVGLGLLHQSLEHMDSICELISMGLVGSAFALLRPQYEACLRGAWILASATDGEIDAFMRGGEPPKAGVMVGAVGAILGAENNLFRVFHSDVYPHLHDFTHGGAMQVNSRNSPTEITSDYAPDGMIWLMRNSAVIAGLAAAMMCDQTQPEVGEKVREVFGRLYSDLQH is encoded by the coding sequence ATGACACAGGACTACCGCCCCCATATTCCCACCGTTGAATGGGCAATACGACTTCTCGTTCAGGCTGAAGCCAAAGAATTAGACCCGAATTCCGCTGCTGCACTCAGGAAGTGTTCTGCATTGATTCGATCGACGTTTGGGGTGGAAGTGGCTGCCACTCCCACAGGAAAGGAATTGCAGCGCTTTCGTATATTCATGAACGAACTTGCACCCATCCTCGATGGGTTGAAATTCTCTTCGAGTATCCGCCTGCGAGTAGGGCTAGGGCTTCTCCACCAGTCTCTGGAGCATATGGACTCGATCTGCGAACTAATCTCCATGGGGCTCGTCGGGTCAGCCTTCGCGTTGTTGAGGCCTCAATACGAGGCTTGCCTCAGAGGCGCCTGGATTCTCGCCTCCGCTACCGACGGAGAGATTGATGCTTTCATGAGGGGAGGAGAACCTCCGAAAGCGGGTGTCATGGTGGGGGCTGTCGGAGCCATCCTTGGGGCAGAGAATAACCTGTTTAGGGTGTTTCATTCCGATGTCTATCCGCATCTACATGATTTCACCCACGGTGGCGCCATGCAGGTGAATTCAAGAAACTCTCCGACTGAGATCACCAGCGATTACGCGCCTGATGGAATGATCTGGCTGATGCGGAATTCCGCAGTAATTGCAGGTCTGGCCGCCGCCATGATGTGTGATCAAACGCAGCCAGAAGTCGGTGAAAAGGTGAGGGAAGTCTTTGGGCGCCTTTATTCCGATCTCCAGCACTGA
- a CDS encoding type II toxin-antitoxin system Phd/YefM family antitoxin, with translation MTKAARVPTEETVNLREAKANLSSLTKQAKGGTRVVITNHGTPIADLVPHGTGANPIRFLKRPGPLPKPIKLNGEGPSATDLVLMDREG, from the coding sequence ATGACCAAAGCAGCTCGCGTGCCCACGGAAGAAACCGTCAACCTGCGGGAGGCCAAGGCCAATCTGAGCAGCCTGACCAAGCAGGCCAAGGGCGGAACTCGCGTGGTCATCACCAACCATGGGACACCCATTGCGGACCTGGTGCCACATGGAACCGGGGCCAATCCCATTCGCTTCCTGAAGCGCCCCGGGCCGCTCCCGAAGCCCATCAAGCTGAACGGCGAGGGTCCCTCGGCCACCGATCTCGTCCTGATGGATCGGGAGGGTTGA
- a CDS encoding DUF6527 family protein, protein MAALACACGCGHRVMLNLLDQHHLSIEGGSPTVTPSILVSDAPCLSHFFIRRGQVEWAQQWSKKTVDRVMKSQVRRHVEQSKKREPIPSFLRRCVGWFTSWFER, encoded by the coding sequence ATGGCCGCTTTGGCCTGCGCATGTGGGTGCGGACACCGGGTCATGCTGAATCTGCTAGATCAACACCACCTATCTATAGAGGGGGGATCTCCCACCGTAACCCCTTCTATCCTGGTTTCAGATGCTCCTTGCTTGTCTCATTTCTTTATCCGAAGAGGTCAGGTGGAATGGGCCCAGCAGTGGTCCAAGAAGACAGTCGATAGGGTCATGAAATCCCAGGTGCGTCGCCACGTCGAACAGAGCAAGAAACGAGAACCGATACCTTCCTTCCTTCGCCGCTGCGTCGGTTGGTTCACGTCGTGGTTTGAGCGCTAA
- a CDS encoding DUF1015 domain-containing protein — MSQLKPFRAYRPRPELAAQVAAVPYDVVNTQEAAELAKGNPHSFLHVGRPEIDLPAGIDVHADAVYAKGVANLMAMIESGTLMHEGLPSLYVYQQRMGDHVQAGLVGLCSVQEYENGSIKRHEFTRKDKEDDRTRHVTEQNANAEPVFLTYKAVPYIDHIVNDIRKLPPIYDVVTPDGIGHTVWVVTGEPVICELVNLFNGVPALYIADGHHRTAAAIRYGQARRAAAGAAATGDEPYESFMAVVFPHDQLKIMDYNRVVKDLNGLSQEAFLAKVRETFDVAPSAHRAAQAPTTFGMYLGGAWYELKAKPGTYPASDPVRGLDVSILQENLLGPILGIDDPRTNTRIDFVGGIRGMDELERRVKEGCAVAFSVYPTSLTQLMSVADAGEVMPPKSTWFEPKLRSGLLVRMYEG, encoded by the coding sequence ATGTCCCAGCTGAAGCCCTTCCGCGCCTACCGCCCCCGGCCCGAGCTCGCGGCCCAGGTGGCCGCCGTGCCCTATGACGTGGTGAATACCCAGGAGGCCGCCGAGCTGGCCAAGGGGAACCCCCACTCCTTCCTCCACGTCGGGCGCCCCGAGATCGACCTGCCGGCGGGCATCGACGTCCACGCCGACGCCGTCTACGCCAAGGGCGTGGCGAACCTCATGGCCATGATCGAGAGCGGCACCCTCATGCACGAGGGCCTGCCCAGCCTCTACGTCTACCAGCAGCGCATGGGCGACCATGTCCAGGCGGGCCTGGTGGGCCTCTGCTCCGTGCAGGAGTACGAGAACGGCAGCATCAAGCGCCACGAGTTCACCCGCAAGGACAAGGAGGACGACCGCACCCGGCACGTCACCGAGCAGAACGCCAACGCCGAGCCCGTCTTCCTCACGTACAAGGCCGTCCCCTACATCGATCACATCGTCAATGACATCCGGAAGCTGCCGCCGATCTACGACGTGGTCACGCCGGACGGCATCGGCCACACCGTGTGGGTCGTCACCGGCGAGCCCGTGATCTGCGAGCTGGTGAACCTGTTCAACGGCGTGCCCGCCCTCTACATCGCGGACGGCCACCACCGCACCGCCGCCGCCATCCGCTACGGCCAGGCCCGCCGCGCCGCCGCCGGGGCCGCCGCCACGGGCGACGAGCCCTACGAGAGCTTCATGGCCGTGGTCTTCCCCCACGACCAGCTGAAGATCATGGACTACAACCGCGTGGTGAAGGACCTCAACGGCCTCAGCCAGGAGGCCTTCCTCGCCAAGGTGCGCGAGACGTTCGACGTGGCCCCCTCGGCCCACCGCGCCGCCCAGGCCCCCACCACCTTCGGCATGTATCTCGGCGGCGCCTGGTACGAGCTGAAGGCGAAGCCCGGCACGTACCCCGCCAGTGATCCCGTGCGCGGCCTCGACGTGAGCATCCTCCAGGAGAACCTGCTCGGCCCGATCCTCGGCATCGACGACCCCCGCACCAACACCCGCATCGACTTCGTGGGCGGCATCCGCGGCATGGACGAGCTGGAGCGCCGTGTGAAGGAAGGCTGCGCTGTCGCCTTCTCCGTGTATCCCACCTCCCTCACCCAGCTCATGTCCGTGGCCGACGCCGGCGAAGTGATGCCGCCCAAGTCCACCTGGTTCGAACCCAAGCTGCGCTCCGGACTGCTGGTCCGGATGTACGAAGGCTGA
- the serC gene encoding 3-phosphoserine/phosphohydroxythreonine transaminase, whose protein sequence is MTHRVINFYAGPAGLPLPALERAQEELLDFAGTGMSVMEVSHRSKEYDAVHEEAIALTKELMGLPSNYKVLLLQGGAHLSFGMIPLNLLRNDRKADYIVTGNWAEKATKEAKLVAGDRVRVAASTKEQKFSRLPFESEIKVGPDSAFVHFTSNNTVEGTQWHAFPKVGNVPYICDMSSDFMWRPFDVSPFGLIYGGAQKNLGPSGVTLTIIREDFLEMCEAQDLPSYLRYKIHAEKNSLYNTPPTFGIYILRNVLAYNKSIGGLQAIEASNKKKAELLYGCVDKHSGFYKGFVTEKAHRSVMNVDFFLPTPELDDQFVKEAKKAGMVGLKGYRDIGGIRVSTYNAVTVENVKTLVDFMEQFVKVNG, encoded by the coding sequence ATGACCCATCGCGTGATCAACTTCTACGCCGGCCCCGCGGGGCTGCCCCTGCCCGCGCTGGAGCGCGCCCAGGAGGAGCTGCTCGACTTCGCCGGCACCGGCATGTCCGTCATGGAGGTCAGCCACCGCTCGAAGGAGTACGACGCGGTGCACGAGGAGGCCATCGCCCTCACCAAGGAGCTGATGGGCCTGCCCTCCAACTACAAGGTGCTGCTGCTCCAGGGCGGCGCGCACCTCAGCTTCGGCATGATCCCCCTGAACCTGCTCCGCAACGACCGGAAGGCCGACTACATCGTCACGGGCAACTGGGCCGAGAAGGCCACCAAGGAGGCCAAGCTCGTGGCCGGCGACCGCGTGCGCGTGGCCGCCAGCACCAAGGAGCAGAAGTTCAGCCGCCTGCCCTTCGAGAGCGAGATCAAGGTCGGCCCCGACAGCGCCTTCGTCCACTTCACGTCGAACAACACCGTGGAGGGCACGCAGTGGCACGCGTTCCCCAAGGTGGGCAACGTGCCCTACATCTGCGACATGAGCTCGGACTTCATGTGGCGCCCGTTCGATGTGAGCCCCTTCGGCCTCATCTACGGCGGCGCCCAGAAGAACCTCGGCCCCAGCGGCGTGACGCTCACCATCATCCGCGAGGACTTCCTGGAAATGTGCGAGGCCCAGGACCTGCCCAGCTACCTGCGCTACAAGATCCACGCCGAGAAGAACAGCCTCTACAACACCCCGCCCACCTTCGGCATCTACATCCTGCGCAACGTGCTGGCCTACAACAAGAGCATCGGCGGCCTGCAGGCCATCGAAGCCAGCAACAAGAAGAAGGCCGAGCTGCTCTACGGTTGCGTCGACAAGCACAGTGGCTTCTACAAGGGCTTCGTCACCGAGAAGGCCCACCGCAGCGTCATGAACGTGGACTTCTTCCTGCCCACCCCCGAGCTGGACGACCAGTTCGTGAAGGAGGCCAAGAAGGCCGGCATGGTGGGCCTCAAGGGCTACCGCGACATCGGCGGCATCCGCGTCAGCACCTACAACGCCGTCACCGTCGAGAACGTGAAGACCCTCGTGGACTTCATGGAGCAGTTCGTGAAGGTCAACGGCTGA
- a CDS encoding acyltransferase encodes MLKRLWSTFKGSVAGSVLAANALAIFSGMIPLALVKLALPFGAARRGVDRALNALAEGWIAVNGWWMAMVQRIRWDVRGLEGLRRRGWYLVSSNHQSWVDILVLQNVFHRKVPFLKFFLKRQLLYVPVMGLAWWALDFPFMRRRSGSRSKDLATARKACEKFRQIPTSVMNFLEGTRFSPAKKAAQQSPYRHLLKPKVGGLATALSAMGERFDALLDVTIVYPEGVPSFWDLLSGKVKQVVVRVRELEIPKDLLGGDYEGDPAFRARMQGWLHEIWTEKDHKIEEIILGLG; translated from the coding sequence ATGCTGAAACGCCTTTGGTCCACCTTCAAGGGCAGCGTGGCCGGCTCGGTGCTGGCGGCCAACGCCCTGGCCATCTTCTCGGGGATGATCCCCCTGGCCCTGGTGAAGCTGGCCCTGCCTTTCGGCGCGGCCCGCCGCGGGGTGGACCGCGCGCTGAATGCCCTGGCGGAGGGCTGGATCGCCGTGAACGGCTGGTGGATGGCGATGGTGCAGCGCATCCGCTGGGATGTGCGGGGCCTGGAAGGGCTGCGCCGCCGGGGCTGGTACCTGGTGAGCAGCAACCACCAGAGCTGGGTGGACATCCTGGTGCTGCAGAACGTCTTCCACCGCAAGGTGCCCTTCCTGAAGTTCTTCCTCAAGCGGCAGCTGCTCTACGTGCCGGTCATGGGGCTGGCCTGGTGGGCCCTGGACTTCCCGTTCATGCGCCGCCGCAGCGGCAGCCGATCGAAGGACCTGGCGACGGCCCGCAAGGCCTGCGAGAAGTTCCGCCAGATCCCCACCTCCGTGATGAACTTCCTGGAGGGCACGCGCTTCAGCCCCGCCAAGAAGGCCGCCCAGCAGTCGCCCTACCGGCACCTGCTGAAGCCCAAGGTGGGCGGCCTGGCGACGGCCCTCAGCGCCATGGGCGAGCGCTTCGACGCGCTGCTGGACGTCACCATCGTCTACCCCGAGGGTGTGCCCAGCTTCTGGGACCTGCTCTCCGGCAAGGTGAAGCAGGTGGTGGTGCGGGTGCGGGAGCTGGAGATCCCGAAGGACCTGCTGGGCGGCGACTACGAGGGCGACCCCGCCTTCCGCGCCCGCATGCAGGGCTGGCTGCATGAGATCTGGACTGAGAAGGATCACAAGATCGAGGAGATCATTTTGGGTCTCGGCTGA
- a CDS encoding ThiF family adenylyltransferase has translation MAWTSELQALASRNPFIDKIINQGYDVGFVNAHLVIFGVPYLNASGELKYLDMICPLDLREGYSIDRPSDHKVYFAGEIPCNIDGQKICTGTAEEARTVSDQIVGNRMLSSKPEGMRQYDSIEEKINQYLALISSPAIHKYPGVTPRRALKKHLESAMSPLKFPDALSAREGVVELSHKLRQHKVAIIGCGGTGAYVLDYLAKTHLEEIHLFDDDIVHVHTLFRLPGVYGEQHLGLPKVEVLADSYVNFHGGIKPHVERVDQNNMGCLARFDFVFVCVDDAPSRQMIAQACHGASVPFVDVGMGLNKGANGLYGFVRTAGGDHGDFDKLNGTQYLPAQNAQDRDYRNQPQIAELNALNAAIAVIRFKQHMGFFDRLASSHAVVFDVAEITMDVAT, from the coding sequence ATGGCATGGACTTCCGAATTACAGGCACTGGCGAGTCGTAATCCATTCATCGACAAAATCATCAACCAAGGCTACGACGTAGGATTCGTTAACGCGCATCTCGTCATTTTCGGCGTGCCCTACCTGAACGCCTCGGGTGAGTTGAAGTATCTCGACATGATCTGTCCATTGGATCTGCGCGAGGGATACTCGATCGACCGCCCATCGGATCATAAGGTCTATTTCGCGGGCGAGATACCGTGCAACATTGATGGGCAAAAAATCTGCACGGGTACTGCCGAAGAGGCACGAACCGTGTCGGATCAAATCGTGGGCAATAGAATGCTTTCCAGCAAGCCCGAAGGGATGAGGCAGTACGACTCCATAGAAGAAAAGATCAACCAGTACCTTGCCCTGATCTCTTCGCCTGCGATCCATAAGTACCCTGGCGTTACGCCTCGACGGGCCCTGAAGAAGCACCTAGAGTCCGCAATGAGTCCGTTGAAATTCCCTGACGCGCTGTCTGCCCGTGAAGGCGTAGTGGAACTGTCGCACAAGTTGCGACAGCACAAGGTGGCCATCATCGGGTGCGGTGGCACGGGCGCGTACGTACTGGACTACCTCGCAAAGACCCATCTTGAGGAGATCCACCTCTTCGACGACGACATCGTCCATGTGCATACGCTCTTCCGACTCCCCGGAGTATATGGTGAGCAACATCTCGGTCTACCCAAGGTCGAAGTATTGGCCGACAGCTATGTCAACTTTCATGGCGGAATCAAACCTCATGTTGAACGCGTTGATCAAAACAATATGGGGTGCTTGGCCCGTTTCGACTTCGTCTTCGTCTGTGTTGATGATGCCCCTTCGCGACAAATGATTGCTCAAGCCTGTCACGGTGCCTCGGTGCCGTTTGTGGACGTGGGCATGGGGTTGAATAAGGGTGCAAACGGTCTGTATGGATTCGTTCGTACCGCCGGCGGCGATCACGGGGATTTTGACAAACTTAATGGAACGCAGTACCTGCCCGCACAAAACGCCCAGGATCGGGATTACAGGAATCAGCCTCAGATTGCGGAACTCAATGCCCTCAATGCTGCGATAGCGGTGATTCGATTCAAGCAACATATGGGATTCTTCGACCGCCTGGCCAGTTCGCACGCCGTCGTATTCGACGTTGCCGAAATCACAATGGATGTGGCAACGTGA